In a genomic window of Flexibacter flexilis DSM 6793:
- a CDS encoding DsbA family oxidoreductase, which translates to MTTNVNSAQASRMKVEIWSDIMCPFCYIGKRNYEAAISQFAGKDQVEVVWKSFQLDPTIQPAPDKNVYQYLAERKGMSYAESVKMHERVIAMAQSVGLEYNFDKAVIANSFDAHRLIQLAKTKGLGDAAEEKLFKAYFTEGQDFGNHEVLLTLGKAIGLTETKINEALSSDFYAYQVKQDIQEAAQIGVNGVPFFVFDRKYAVSGAQPSQVFLEVLQKSFGDWQKTQQPISTLAGGEACDIDGNCL; encoded by the coding sequence ATGACAACAAACGTAAATTCTGCCCAAGCCTCGCGCATGAAAGTAGAGATTTGGAGCGATATAATGTGCCCGTTTTGCTATATCGGCAAGCGTAATTATGAAGCGGCCATCAGCCAATTTGCAGGCAAAGACCAAGTGGAAGTGGTTTGGAAAAGTTTTCAACTTGACCCCACCATCCAGCCCGCACCCGACAAAAACGTATATCAATATTTGGCCGAACGCAAAGGCATGAGCTACGCCGAATCTGTGAAAATGCACGAACGCGTAATCGCCATGGCGCAAAGCGTCGGTTTGGAATACAATTTTGATAAAGCCGTCATCGCCAACTCTTTCGACGCGCACCGACTCATACAACTGGCCAAAACCAAAGGCTTGGGCGATGCCGCCGAAGAAAAATTATTTAAAGCCTATTTCACAGAAGGCCAAGACTTTGGAAATCATGAAGTTTTGCTCACGTTGGGAAAAGCCATTGGCCTGACGGAAACAAAAATTAATGAGGCATTGAGCAGCGATTTTTATGCGTATCAAGTGAAACAAGATATTCAGGAAGCTGCCCAAATCGGCGTAAATGGCGTGCCGTTTTTTGTTTTTGATAGAAAATACGCGGTATCAGGTGCGCAACCTTCGCAAGTTTTCTTGGAAGTGCTACAAAAATCGTTTGGTGATTGGCAAAAAACACAGCAGCCCATCAGCACGTTAGCGGGTGGCGAGGCTTGCGACATCGACGGCAATTGTTTATAA
- the recA gene encoding recombinase RecA — translation MEKLKMLQSTLDKLDKEFGKGTVMRLSDEKVADVAAIPTGSLGLDLALGIGGLPRGRVVEIFGPESSGKTTLTMHCIAEAQKMGGLAAFIDAEHAFDRVYAEKLGIDTQNLLIAQPDSGEQALEIAEQLIRSGAIDIIVIDSVAALVPKSELEGEMGESKMGLQARLMSQALRKLTGVINRTGCCCIFINQLREKIGVVYGNPETTTGGNALKYYASVRLDIRRVSQIKEGADNVLGNRTRVKVVKNKVAPPFKVVEFDIMYGQGISKIGEILDLGVELEVIKKSGSWFSYEGNKLAQGRDAVKTLLSDNPEMSDEIEKKVRQKMRDLAEAHKGQLAEVAADEAEDAE, via the coding sequence ATGGAAAAGCTCAAAATGCTTCAATCCACCTTAGACAAGCTCGATAAAGAGTTCGGAAAAGGAACGGTAATGCGCCTTAGCGACGAGAAAGTGGCCGATGTTGCTGCTATTCCGACGGGTTCGTTGGGTTTGGATTTGGCGTTAGGGATTGGCGGTTTGCCACGTGGCCGCGTGGTGGAAATCTTCGGTCCTGAATCGTCGGGTAAAACCACCCTCACCATGCACTGCATCGCCGAAGCGCAAAAAATGGGCGGTTTGGCGGCTTTCATTGATGCCGAACACGCCTTTGACCGCGTTTATGCCGAGAAACTCGGAATTGATACCCAAAACTTGCTCATTGCGCAGCCAGACAGCGGCGAGCAGGCTCTCGAAATTGCCGAACAATTGATTCGCTCAGGTGCTATTGACATTATCGTTATTGACTCGGTGGCGGCTTTGGTGCCAAAAAGCGAGTTGGAAGGCGAAATGGGCGAAAGTAAAATGGGTTTGCAAGCCCGACTTATGTCGCAGGCGTTGCGTAAACTGACGGGCGTAATCAACCGCACGGGCTGCTGCTGTATTTTCATTAACCAGTTGCGCGAAAAAATCGGCGTGGTATATGGCAACCCCGAAACGACTACGGGCGGTAATGCGTTGAAATATTATGCGTCGGTGCGTTTGGACATTCGTCGCGTGAGCCAAATCAAAGAAGGCGCGGACAATGTGTTGGGCAACCGCACACGCGTAAAAGTGGTGAAAAACAAAGTTGCACCGCCGTTCAAAGTCGTAGAATTTGACATTATGTACGGACAAGGCATTTCTAAAATTGGTGAAATTTTGGATTTGGGCGTGGAGTTGGAAGTAATCAAAAAATCAGGTTCTTGGTTCTCTTACGAAGGTAATAAACTTGCGCAAGGCCGCGATGCTGTGAAAACATTGCTTTCTGACAACCCAGAAATGTCTGACGAAATCGAAAAGAAAGTTCGCCAAAAAATGAGAGATTTGGCCGAAGCACACAAAGGCCAATTGGCTGAAGTGGCCGCCGACGAGGCGGAAGATGCCGAATAA
- a CDS encoding NADH-quinone oxidoreductase subunit D, whose amino-acid sequence MPDATTHSDLLLTSVPNKYRPEQLKSHEMVINLGPQHPSTHGVLRLEVVCDGEIIVDVVPHLGYLHRCFEKHAEALAFNQIIPYVDRMDYLAAMNSEHAYAMAVEKMLGIEKQLPPRIEYIRVLVAELNRLASHFVAIGTYGVDMGAFTAFLWMMRDREHIQRLLEWVSGARMLYNYIWIGGLFYDLPVGFEEQCREFINYLKPKLTEIDNLLINNKIFVHRTANVGVLPLQVGINYGASGPVLRGSGLRFDLRKVDGYSVYPELDFDVPVGTGQMGTLGDSWDRTYVRACECKESVKIIEQCLDRLQGDHKRTRDFDPQAFVPKKIRPQAMDFYARAENPRGELGFFFRTDGRADAPVRCKVRAPSFVNLSLLSAISSGAMLADLVAIIGSLDFMMGEVDR is encoded by the coding sequence ATGCCCGACGCAACGACCCATTCCGATTTATTACTGACCTCCGTCCCGAACAAATACCGTCCCGAACAACTCAAATCGCATGAGATGGTGATTAATTTGGGGCCTCAACATCCTTCCACGCACGGTGTTTTGCGTTTGGAGGTGGTTTGTGATGGGGAAATAATCGTGGACGTAGTGCCGCATTTGGGTTATTTGCATCGTTGTTTTGAAAAGCATGCCGAAGCCTTAGCCTTCAACCAAATTATTCCGTATGTGGACAGAATGGACTATTTGGCCGCTATGAACAGCGAACACGCCTACGCGATGGCGGTTGAAAAAATGCTGGGAATTGAAAAACAACTGCCGCCGCGCATCGAATACATACGGGTTTTGGTGGCCGAACTGAACCGCTTGGCTTCGCATTTTGTGGCTATCGGGACGTATGGCGTGGACATGGGCGCATTTACAGCGTTTTTGTGGATGATGCGCGACCGCGAACATATTCAACGCTTATTGGAATGGGTGTCGGGGGCGCGAATGTTGTACAACTATATTTGGATTGGTGGTTTGTTTTATGACTTGCCCGTAGGTTTCGAGGAGCAATGTCGCGAGTTTATCAATTATCTAAAACCCAAACTTACGGAAATAGATAACTTGTTGATAAACAATAAAATATTTGTGCATCGTACGGCCAATGTTGGCGTTTTGCCGCTGCAAGTGGGTATCAATTACGGAGCTTCGGGGCCAGTGTTGCGTGGTTCGGGTTTGCGTTTTGATTTGCGAAAAGTAGATGGCTATTCCGTGTATCCCGAATTGGACTTTGATGTTCCCGTAGGTACGGGGCAAATGGGAACGCTCGGCGACAGTTGGGATAGAACCTATGTGCGTGCCTGCGAATGCAAAGAATCCGTCAAAATTATTGAGCAATGCCTTGACCGCTTGCAAGGCGACCACAAACGCACGCGCGACTTTGATCCACAGGCTTTTGTGCCTAAAAAAATACGTCCGCAAGCAATGGATTTTTATGCTCGCGCCGAAAATCCACGTGGCGAATTAGGTTTCTTTTTCCGAACCGATGGCCGCGCCGATGCGCCTGTTCGCTGTAAAGTACGTGCGCCGTCTTTCGTTAATTTATCTTTGCTCTCGGCTATCAGTTCGGGGGCAATGCTGGCCGACTTGGTGGCCATTATCGGCTCGCTGGATTTTATGATGGGCGAAGTGGATAGATAA
- a CDS encoding THUMP domain-containing class I SAM-dependent RNA methyltransferase, which translates to MLASQYKAIAKTIFGAEEILAHDLTALGATDVQILNRAVSFTANKELLYKANLYLATALRIIIPIHEFKARNEDELYEGIQKVTWQKYFTEHDTFAIDSVVGSDYFNHSQYVSLKTKDAIADQFRERCEGVRPSVDLRHPTVRIHLHILGDVCSVALDSSGESLHKRGYRQGGQHEAPLNEVLAATLVRLTGWDGQSNFADPMCGSGTIVTEAGLFAMNIAPGLLRDYFGFKNWPDFDAALWEKLCAEARERINHDWEYTLSGSDMSEKYVELAMYAAEKTGIDECVKLKTKRFEENTPPPPKGVAIFNPPYGERLMGADRAILDLYKTIGDTLKNKYKGYDVWVLTSNMEAIKHIGLRPSRKISLYNGSLECKFLKFSIYEGSLKAKYQAQGE; encoded by the coding sequence ATGTTAGCAAGCCAATACAAGGCCATTGCCAAAACTATTTTTGGTGCAGAAGAAATTTTAGCCCACGACCTCACGGCTCTTGGCGCAACCGACGTACAGATATTGAATCGCGCCGTAAGTTTTACGGCCAACAAAGAATTGCTCTACAAAGCAAATTTGTATTTGGCCACGGCCTTGCGCATTATCATTCCGATACATGAGTTTAAGGCGCGCAACGAGGACGAACTTTACGAAGGAATCCAGAAAGTTACTTGGCAAAAATATTTTACCGAACACGATACTTTTGCGATTGATAGTGTGGTGGGTTCGGATTATTTTAATCACTCTCAATATGTTTCGCTCAAAACGAAAGATGCGATAGCCGACCAATTTCGTGAACGTTGCGAAGGCGTAAGGCCGTCGGTGGATTTGCGCCACCCAACGGTACGCATTCACTTGCACATTTTGGGCGATGTGTGCAGTGTGGCTCTGGACAGTTCGGGCGAGTCGTTGCACAAACGCGGCTACCGACAAGGCGGCCAACACGAAGCCCCACTCAATGAAGTATTGGCCGCTACGCTGGTACGCCTGACGGGTTGGGACGGCCAATCTAACTTTGCCGACCCGATGTGTGGCTCTGGCACTATCGTTACGGAAGCGGGACTTTTTGCCATGAACATTGCCCCTGGGTTGTTGCGCGATTATTTTGGGTTTAAAAATTGGCCTGATTTTGATGCAGCACTTTGGGAAAAACTGTGTGCCGAAGCCCGCGAACGCATTAATCACGATTGGGAATATACGTTGAGCGGTTCGGATATGTCCGAAAAATATGTAGAATTGGCTATGTACGCTGCCGAAAAAACAGGAATTGACGAATGTGTAAAACTCAAAACCAAGCGTTTTGAAGAAAACACGCCACCACCGCCCAAAGGTGTGGCCATTTTCAATCCGCCGTATGGCGAAAGGCTCATGGGCGCAGACCGTGCCATTTTGGATTTGTATAAAACTATCGGCGACACGCTCAAAAATAAGTACAAAGGCTATGACGTTTGGGTTTTGACCAGCAACATGGAAGCTATCAAACACATTGGCTTGCGCCCTTCCCGCAAAATCAGTTTGTATAACGGTTCGTTGGAATGTAAATTCCTCAAATTCTCGATTTATGAAGGTTCGCTCAAAGCCAAATACCAAGCACAAGGCGAGTAA